One Dioscorea cayenensis subsp. rotundata cultivar TDr96_F1 chromosome 17, TDr96_F1_v2_PseudoChromosome.rev07_lg8_w22 25.fasta, whole genome shotgun sequence DNA window includes the following coding sequences:
- the LOC120280957 gene encoding 30S ribosomal protein S6 alpha, chloroplastic isoform X1 produces MAYLATTLASSPSSSIRSSSSSFLSFISAHRLLRPLTKTGDLPTRSFSVRSQTLDFSGSFFEGGREDEGADSSMGSSAAAVVALEDKEEPQCPPGLRQYETMAVLRPDMTEDERLAFTQRYEEKCSSELMIYLAYSLMKLLVAGGGMYVEVFNRGVIPLAYSIKKKNKAGESNTYLDGIYLLFTYFTKPESLSVLEFSLNADDDVIRSSSFKIRKRKY; encoded by the exons ATGGCGTACTTAGCCACAACCCTCGCCAGCTCTCCTTCTTCATCAATAcgctcctcttcctcttccttccTCTCCTTCATCTCCGCCCACCGGTTGCTCCGCCCTTTGACCAAGACCGGTGATCTACCTACCCGCTCGTTCTCCGTCCGTTCCCAGACATTGGACTTCTCAGGATCTTTCTTTGAGGGAGGCCGCGAGGATGAGGGAGCTGACTCTTCGATGGGTTCTTCGGCGGCTGCTGTGGTGGCACTTGAGGACAAGGAGGAGCCGCAGTGCCCCCCTGGATTGCGCCAATATGAGACCATGGCCGTTCTCCGGCCTGATATGACTGAGGACGAGCGCCTCGCATTCACACAGAGATACGAGGAG AAATGCAGTTCTGAGCTGATGATTTACTTGGCATATAGCTTGATGAAG CTGCTTGTTGCTGGCGGTGGAATGTATGTGGAGGTGTTTAATCGTGGTGTGATCCCACTAGCTTACagcataaagaagaagaacaaagcaGGAGAGTCAAACACGTACCTGGATGGTATTTATCTGCTCTTTACCTACTTTACCAAGCCTGAGTCTCTCTCTGTCCTCGAGTTCAGTCTCAatgctgatgatgatgttatTCGGTCATCGAGCTTCAAAATAAGGAAGCGGAAATATTAG
- the LOC120280957 gene encoding 30S ribosomal protein S6 alpha, chloroplastic isoform X2 produces the protein MAYLATTLASSPSSSIRSSSSSFLSFISAHRLLRPLTKTGDLPTRSFSVRSQTLDFSGSFFEGGREDEGADSSMGSSAAAVVALEDKEEPQCPPGLRQYETMAVLRPDMTEDERLAFTQRYEELLVAGGGMYVEVFNRGVIPLAYSIKKKNKAGESNTYLDGIYLLFTYFTKPESLSVLEFSLNADDDVIRSSSFKIRKRKY, from the exons ATGGCGTACTTAGCCACAACCCTCGCCAGCTCTCCTTCTTCATCAATAcgctcctcttcctcttccttccTCTCCTTCATCTCCGCCCACCGGTTGCTCCGCCCTTTGACCAAGACCGGTGATCTACCTACCCGCTCGTTCTCCGTCCGTTCCCAGACATTGGACTTCTCAGGATCTTTCTTTGAGGGAGGCCGCGAGGATGAGGGAGCTGACTCTTCGATGGGTTCTTCGGCGGCTGCTGTGGTGGCACTTGAGGACAAGGAGGAGCCGCAGTGCCCCCCTGGATTGCGCCAATATGAGACCATGGCCGTTCTCCGGCCTGATATGACTGAGGACGAGCGCCTCGCATTCACACAGAGATACGAGGAG CTGCTTGTTGCTGGCGGTGGAATGTATGTGGAGGTGTTTAATCGTGGTGTGATCCCACTAGCTTACagcataaagaagaagaacaaagcaGGAGAGTCAAACACGTACCTGGATGGTATTTATCTGCTCTTTACCTACTTTACCAAGCCTGAGTCTCTCTCTGTCCTCGAGTTCAGTCTCAatgctgatgatgatgttatTCGGTCATCGAGCTTCAAAATAAGGAAGCGGAAATATTAG